The following proteins are co-located in the Vigna unguiculata cultivar IT97K-499-35 chromosome 9, ASM411807v1, whole genome shotgun sequence genome:
- the LOC114162809 gene encoding probable alkaline/neutral invertase B encodes MLSIPRDGSQKGSLKSSEAEKEEFDFSKALDRPRSLYIERQRSCDERSLSELSVGFSPRHLISKIDISSRLAEHVDHIHSPLSKSGINTPRSAPWESHSLTSEAWEALRRSLVYFRGRPVGTIAALDSSDEQLNYDQVFVRDFVPSALSFLMHGEPEIVKNFILKTLRLQSWEKKIDRFHLAEGVMPASFKVFHDPVRNHETLIADFGESAIGRVAPVDSGFWWIILLRAYTKSTGDSSLAEQPECQKGMRLILSLCLSEGFDTFPTLLCADGCCMIDRRMGVYGYPIEIQALFFMALRCALQLLKQDAEGKEFMERIVKRLHALSYHMRSHFWLDLKQLNDVYRYKTEEYSHTAVNKFNVIPESLPDWVFDFMPQLGGYFVGNVSPARMDFRWFCLGNCVAILSCMATPEQSTAIMDLIESRWEELIGEMPVKVCYPALDSHEWMIITGCDPKNTRWSYHNGGSWPVLLWLLAAASIKTGRPQIARRALQIAEGKLLKDNWPEYYDGKGGRYIGKQARKFQTWSIAGYLAARMMLDDPSHIGLVALEEDKLLKPLLKRSNSWTL; translated from the exons ATGTTATCCATTCCGAGAGATGGGTCTCAGAAAGGAAGTTTAAAGAGTTCAGAGGCAGAAAAGGAGGAATTTGATTTCTCAAAAGCATTAGATAGGCCCAGGTCTTTGTATATAGAGAGACAGAGATCATGTGATGAAAGATCATTGAGTGAACTATCCGTAGGCTTTTCTCCACGCCATTTGATCTCAAAAATTGATATCTCCTCTCGCCTGGCAGAACATGTTGATCATATACATTCCCCTCTGTCAAAGTCTGGCATCAATACTCCAAGATCAGCTCCATGGGAGTCACATTCATTAACATCAGAAGCTTGGGAAGCTCTGAGGCGTTCCTTGGTATATTTTCGTGGCCGGCCAGTTGGTACAATTGCTGCTTTGGATAGTTCCGATGAGCAACTTAATTATGATCAG GTGTTTGTGAGAGACTTTGTCCCAAGTGCTTTGTCTTTTCTGATGCACGGTGAACCggaaattgttaaaaattttattttaaagacacTTCGCCTTCAATCGTGGGAGAAAAAGATTGACAGATTCCATCTAGCAGAAGGGGTGATGCCAGCTAGTTTTAAAGTATTCCATGATCCCGTCAGAAACCACGAAACTCTTATAGCAGACTTTGGTGAAAGTGCGATAGGCAGGGTCGCTCCTGTTGATTCTGGATTTTGGTGGATTATACTACTTCGTGCATACACAAAGTCTACGGGAGACTCTTCACTGGCCGAACAACCTGAATGTCAAAAGGGTATGCGCTTGATCCTGAGTCTATGTCTGTCAGAGGGGTTTGACACGTTTCCAACTTTACTATGTGCTGATGGATGCTGCATGATTGATCGCAGAATG GGTGTTTATGGGTATCCAATAGAAATTCAAGCATTGTTCTTCATGGCTCTAAGATGTGCCTTGCAATTGCTTAAGCAAGACGCTGAAGGGAAAGAGTTCATGGAGCGAATTGTGAAAAGGCTGCATGCCTTAAGCTATCATATGAGGAGCCACTTCTGGTTGGATCTGAAGCAACTCAATGATGTATACCGGTACAAAACAGAAGAGTACTCACATACTGCAGTGAACAAGTTCAATGTTATTCCAGAATCTTTGCCAGATTGGGTGTTCGATTTCATGCCGCAACTTGGTGGATACTTCGTTGGGAATGTGAGCCCAGCCAGGATGGATTTCCGGTGGTTCTGCCTCGGGAACTGCGTTGCAATCTTGTCGTGCATGGCAACTCCGGAGCAGTCAACTGCAATCATGGATCTCATAGAATCACGGTGGGAGGAATTGATTGGGGAGATGCCTGTCAAAGTCTGTTATCCAGCTCTAGACAGCCATGAATGGATGATCATAACAGGGTGTGACCCTAAAAATACTAGATGGAGTTACCACAACGGGGGATCCTGGCCAG TTCTGTTGTGGCTTCTGGCTGCTGCGTCGATAAAGACTGGGAGACCCCAAATTGCAAGACGTGCCCTTCAAATTGCTGAGGGTAAATTGCTGAAGGATAACTGGCCGGAATATTACGACGGAAAGGGGGGGCGATACATTGGGAAGCAGGCTCGAAAGTTCCAGACCTGGTCCATTGCTGGCTACTTGGCGGCTAGGATGATGCTCGATGACCCTTCCCATATAGGCCTTGTGGCTCTCGAAGAAGACAAACTACTCAAGCCTTTACTCAAGAGATCAAACTCATGGACTTTGTGA